The genomic region TCGGTAAAAGTAAGCGCCACAATACGTTCAACCGAAATGTTTTTTACAATCATTAAATAGCAAAGGCGGCTTATTAAAAGCGTGGTTTTACCTGTGCCCGCACCCGCCTCAACAACAATGTTGCGGTCAGTAACGGTGGAGGCTTCGTAACGGGTTTGCAGATCTGTAATTTTAGTCATCTTTAAACCCCTCAAGCTCTTTATAAAAATCACTGCTGCGGGAACGCATTAAAGAAGCAGCCGAGCCTTTCCTGCACACATTAGCGAACGTGCAGTATTTGCAGTTATTTTCCCCTTCATTAATAAAAAATTTGCCGTGTTTAATAAAACCTGTAAGCAGTTTTATAAAATTATCAAATTTATCTTTTATTAAATCAAACTCCGCGGACGTAAGCTCACGCCTGAAGTAGCCATCTTCAATATTTAAAAAAGAAAAACTTGTATTATTCATTTCCTCAAACTCTTTTAAGGCGGAGGCCAAAATCCAGTAAATAACAGGTTGTAAATATTTTTTATTAAAGATAACTTTTTTAAGGTCCTTTACCGAACGCTGCGAGGTTTTATAATCAATAATTCTGTATTCTTTGCCCCGCCTGTCTATACGGTCAATATAGCCGTGCAGTTTAATTTCCTCGCCCGCAAAATCATGCTTTGCCGCCGCGGCAGCCTCAAACATAACAGGAGCAAAACCTTCCATACTTTCAACGTCTTTTTTAACAAATTCCTGCAAAGCGGCAGCCATTTTTTCCGTAATAACCTGCCATACCACGGGGTAAAGACCAAACTCTTTGTAGCGCTCAAAAGACATTTCCAAAGCCATAATTTTTTCAAGGGCGGCTAAGGCGGAATCCATAGAAATTTCCCTGTCAATTTCTGTGTAAACACGCTGTAATATTTTGTGATAAATAGTGCCTTTAATGTTTGAGGCTATGGCGTCACGCTTTAAAATATCGGCTTCTTCATCTAACCCTAATGCTTTTATAAAGAAGAAACGCATGGGGCACTCAGCCAAATTTTGAAGAGCGCTCGCGGAAAACCCTTTTTTGGAAAGACTACTAAAAATTTCATCCCCGTAATTTACAATGCCGTCGTAAGCGCCCAAAGAGGAACGCGCGGACATAGCTTTTGCCGCATTATAATAAGAGGCCAAAGCATCCCAATCAAAACCCGCCGCTTTAATATTTTCCTCAACAGAGGGGAAGGAAAATATTTTAGTAAGCATTTCTTTCGAGTTTAAAAATTCCTGCGGAGTTTGAAAATATTTTTCAAGCTCGCGCCTGCTTATATTTGTAATATTTTTTTCAAGTTCAATACCCGCGGCGCGGCAGACTTCGGTCAAGTATAAAGAAGGAACTACGGCTTTGCCTTCTTCGTCAGAACGTTGAAAGGAAAGGAAAAGCTTTTCCCTTGCGGAGGAAAGAGTAAAATAATAAAAAAGTTTTTCTTCCTCAAAACGGTCAAGCTTTTGGCCTATCCAAAAACCCTGTACGTCGCGAAGAGTACGGCGAAATTTATCCCTAAGCAACGGGTCCTCGCGCACAATTTGCGGGAAAACTTTTTCATTAACACCAAGGAGTATCACAACCTTAAAGTGCTGGCCCCTTAAACCCATAACGTCGCCTGCGGTTACACCCAGTTCGGAGTTTTGTACTTTGCCTACAGACTGTTCTTTTAACGCCTCGTTAAGCTCTTCTAAAAATTCTTTTTCTTTGGCGGATTCGCGTACTAATGAAAACTGGTTTATTTGTATGATAGTGTCAACAATAGTATTAAAAACGGTTTTTTCGCCTTCCGTTAAAATATTGGCGTCAACAAAATCTTCAAGTATTTTAACGGCATGCTTGCTTAAAACATCCCAAGGGTAAGGCTTATTAAAAAAGCCGAGCTGCGTTCCTAAATTTGTAAGGAAAGATAAAAATGACGAGTCATAAGCGGGGTCTTTTTTATTTATCAAATTTTCCCACTGCTCAAGCCCTCTTTCAACTAAAGAATTCTGCGCCAGCGCGCGCCAGTTGTTTTTAACGGCAAAATACTGGCTTTTTATAACGGACAAAACATCTTCCCTATAAAAACCGTTATGGGCCAAATTAAGCAAATTAAAACAGAATATACCCAAAGGATGTGAAAGCAGCCCAAACTCTAAAGAAGTATTTAACGGAATTTTGTTTTGCTCAAAAATATTTATTAAATTGTTTTTGTAAGGCTCCAAAACTCTTGCGCAAAGTGCTATTTCGGAAAATTTGTAGCCGTTATTTTCAGTTAATTCCAAAATTGTTTTGGCCGCGGCAAAAAGCTCCCCGTTAACTCCGGAGGCGCTTATTATTCTTATATTTTTGTTTTCCGCCTCGCCGGAGATCAAATGGTTAAAAAGAGCGTCTTCTGCGGCGCCCAAAACTCCCGGGGCTGGTTCAAGTTCAACGGTTTCTTTGGACATGCCCAAAATATTGCTTTCAAAAAATTTAGAGGTAAATTTATATGCCTGCGTTTTTCTGTATGGGAAAAACATTATTGTTTTATAATTTTGGCGCACAGCGTTAAAAATTTCAAGCTGGGTGCCGGTAAAATCATAAAAACCGTAAAAAATTACGGCTTTAAAAGAGGAAAGGAATTTAGAAGCCGGAATATTTTCAACAACGCTTTCAAAGTATTCTTTATAAGAACGCATGCCCGGCACGGAAGAAAGCGCCCGCTGGTACCTTTCATAAGTATCAGCCAAAGCAGACATGTATTCATTATCCTCTTTTGCGCCGAACGCGCCTTCCGCCGCATGCTCTTTAAGCGTGGCGGGCACTATAAGCGCGTCAGCCATGTCTCGCAAAGTAGACTTTAAGGCAGAAATATAGACTCTTTTAACAAGGCCGTTTTCGCCGACAATATTTTTAAGTATAAAATTTTGCAAATGCTGCGCGCTTAAAAGCTTTTTTGTGTTTGGGGCAGTAAACTCAGCGTCTATTTTAGCGCTGAGAGCCGAGAACTTCATAAAAGAAATATTGGCCGTGGAGCCGTAATTTTCGGTTAAAAAGATTTGCAAATAGCGCGACAGGCGGGAAGATGGCGTTAAAACAAGTACCTTTTCTAAAGGGTTTTGTTTGATTCCAGCCACAACTTCCTTTAAAGCGCCTTCAAGCGCGCCGTAAGAACCGTATATCAACTTCATATCATAATGATATATAATTTAAACATGACAAGTATAATTTTTATGAGACATTCCTACGCGTTGGACGCTTTAGAAAGCGGCGCTAAAACAGACGCGGGGCGCGTACTTTCCACAAAAGGAATAACCGCGGCCGAACAAGCGTCCAAAGCGCTTGAACTAAGAGGGGTAAAACCTGTTAAAATATTATCAAGCACCTTAAAAAGAGCTATACAAACGGCCGAAATAACGTCTAAACACTTTAACGTGCCAGTTAAGCAAAATATAGAACTTAACGGCGGCCTGCCGACTACAAAATATTGGCAGTTTATAAAAGAAAACTCCGTAGAAAATAAAACAATTATCGTTATAAGCCACAACCCCGATATAAGCGTGCTTATAA from Elusimicrobium minutum Pei191 harbors:
- a CDS encoding SixA phosphatase family protein gives rise to the protein MTSIIFMRHSYALDALESGAKTDAGRVLSTKGITAAEQASKALELRGVKPVKILSSTLKRAIQTAEITSKHFNVPVKQNIELNGGLPTTKYWQFIKENSVENKTIIVISHNPDISVLISALANEHISLAPAEFAVISFEENFSKAILEPIVKEDLNDVR
- a CDS encoding PD-(D/E)XK nuclease family protein; the encoded protein is MKLIYGSYGALEGALKEVVAGIKQNPLEKVLVLTPSSRLSRYLQIFLTENYGSTANISFMKFSALSAKIDAEFTAPNTKKLLSAQHLQNFILKNIVGENGLVKRVYISALKSTLRDMADALIVPATLKEHAAEGAFGAKEDNEYMSALADTYERYQRALSSVPGMRSYKEYFESVVENIPASKFLSSFKAVIFYGFYDFTGTQLEIFNAVRQNYKTIMFFPYRKTQAYKFTSKFFESNILGMSKETVELEPAPGVLGAAEDALFNHLISGEAENKNIRIISASGVNGELFAAAKTILELTENNGYKFSEIALCARVLEPYKNNLINIFEQNKIPLNTSLEFGLLSHPLGIFCFNLLNLAHNGFYREDVLSVIKSQYFAVKNNWRALAQNSLVERGLEQWENLINKKDPAYDSSFLSFLTNLGTQLGFFNKPYPWDVLSKHAVKILEDFVDANILTEGEKTVFNTIVDTIIQINQFSLVRESAKEKEFLEELNEALKEQSVGKVQNSELGVTAGDVMGLRGQHFKVVILLGVNEKVFPQIVREDPLLRDKFRRTLRDVQGFWIGQKLDRFEEEKLFYYFTLSSAREKLFLSFQRSDEEGKAVVPSLYLTEVCRAAGIELEKNITNISRRELEKYFQTPQEFLNSKEMLTKIFSFPSVEENIKAAGFDWDALASYYNAAKAMSARSSLGAYDGIVNYGDEIFSSLSKKGFSASALQNLAECPMRFFFIKALGLDEEADILKRDAIASNIKGTIYHKILQRVYTEIDREISMDSALAALEKIMALEMSFERYKEFGLYPVVWQVITEKMAAALQEFVKKDVESMEGFAPVMFEAAAAAKHDFAGEEIKLHGYIDRIDRRGKEYRIIDYKTSQRSVKDLKKVIFNKKYLQPVIYWILASALKEFEEMNNTSFSFLNIEDGYFRRELTSAEFDLIKDKFDNFIKLLTGFIKHGKFFINEGENNCKYCTFANVCRKGSAASLMRSRSSDFYKELEGFKDD